A genome region from Choloepus didactylus isolate mChoDid1 chromosome 12, mChoDid1.pri, whole genome shotgun sequence includes the following:
- the NHLRC3 gene encoding NHL repeat-containing protein 3 isoform X12 codes for MARPWVCALGAGLLLALLALHSRLCGSPILRNFALHVSWRTKNTLYRLDVDWPRYPEYFTGATFCVAVDPLSGLVYVAQRGDRLPKVLVFTQDGYFLRAWNHTVDTPHGMFAASTLHEQSVWITDVGSGSFGHTVKKYSSFGDLVQVLGTPGKKGTGLNPLQFDNPAELYVEDTGDIYIVDGDGGLNNRLFKLSQDFAMLWLHGGNGTGPAQFNIPHSVTVDSAGRVWVADRGNKRIQVFNKDTGEWLGAWTDCFTEEGPSSVRFTPDGKYLVSAQLNLSRLLFLAAPPVGLIGDCSVLSVLQLADQVSPHLLDVDRTTGAIYVAEIGAKQF; via the exons ATGGCGCGGCCCTGGGTGTGCGCGCTGGGCGCCGGCCTGCTCCTGGCCCTCCTGGCCCTGCACTCGCGGCTCTGCGGCTCTCCG attttaagGAACTTTGCGCTTCATGTTTCCTGGAGAACGAAGAACACTCTTTACCGGCTGGACGTGGACTGGCCTAGGTATCCGGAATACTTTACCGGGGCGACCTTCTGTGTGGCCGTCGACCCCCTCAGCGGACTGGTGTACGTGGCGCAG AGAGGGGATCGCCTCCCAAAGGTGCTAGTGTTCACGCAGGACGGATACTTCCTGCGGGCCTGGAATCACACCGTGGACACTCCGCATGGCATGTTCGCGGCCAGCACCTTACACGAGCAGTCTGTCTGGATCACGGATGTCGGAAGTG GATCCTTTGGTCATACTGTTAAAAAATACAGTTCCTTTGGTGATCTTGTTCAAGTCTTGGGTACCCCCGGCAAAAAAGGCACTGGTTTGAATCCCCTGCAGTTTGATAACCCTGCAGAATTATATGTAGAGGACACGGGAGATATTTACATCGTAGATGGTGATGGAGGGTTGAATAACAGATTGTTCAAACTGTCCCAAG ATTTCGCAATGCTTTGGCTGCATGGAGGAAATGGGACGGGGCCTGCCCAGTTCAACATACCTCACAGTGTCACAGTCGACTCAGCTGGCCGG gtGTGGGTTGCTGACCgaggaaataaaagaatccaAGTGTTCAATAAAGACACTGGGGAATGGTTAGGAGCCTGGACTGATTGTTTCACAGAAGAGGGACCTTCTTCAGTCCG ATTCACTCCCGACGGGAAGTACTTGGTTTCGGCCCAGCTGAATCTCAGCAGGCTCTTGTTCCTGGCCGCGCCCCCAGTGGGGCTCATCGGCGACTGCTCCGTGCTCAGCGTGCTCCAGCTCGCAGACCAGGTCTCGCCTCATCTCTTGGATGTGGACAGGACGACTGGAGCCATCTACGTGGCAGAAATTGGAGCAAAACAG TTCTAG
- the NHLRC3 gene encoding NHL repeat-containing protein 3 isoform X7 — translation MARPWVCALGAGLLLALLALHSRLCGSPILRNFALHVSWRTKNTLYRLDVDWPRYPEYFTGATFCVAVDPLSGLVYVAQRGDRLPKVLVFTQDGYFLRAWNHTVDTPHGMFAASTLHEQSVWITDVGSGSFGHTVKKYSSFGDLVQVLGTPGKKGTGLNPLQFDNPAELYVEDTGDIYIVDGDGGLNNRLFKLSQDFAMLWLHGGNGTGPAQFNIPHSVTVDSAGRVWVADRGNKRIQVFNKDTGEWLGAWTDCFTEEGPSSVRFTPDGKYLVSAQLNLSRLLFLAAPPVGLIGDCSVLSVLQLADQVSPHLLDVDRTTGAIYVAEIGAKQVQKYVPLNSYLPSLDS, via the exons ATGGCGCGGCCCTGGGTGTGCGCGCTGGGCGCCGGCCTGCTCCTGGCCCTCCTGGCCCTGCACTCGCGGCTCTGCGGCTCTCCG attttaagGAACTTTGCGCTTCATGTTTCCTGGAGAACGAAGAACACTCTTTACCGGCTGGACGTGGACTGGCCTAGGTATCCGGAATACTTTACCGGGGCGACCTTCTGTGTGGCCGTCGACCCCCTCAGCGGACTGGTGTACGTGGCGCAG AGAGGGGATCGCCTCCCAAAGGTGCTAGTGTTCACGCAGGACGGATACTTCCTGCGGGCCTGGAATCACACCGTGGACACTCCGCATGGCATGTTCGCGGCCAGCACCTTACACGAGCAGTCTGTCTGGATCACGGATGTCGGAAGTG GATCCTTTGGTCATACTGTTAAAAAATACAGTTCCTTTGGTGATCTTGTTCAAGTCTTGGGTACCCCCGGCAAAAAAGGCACTGGTTTGAATCCCCTGCAGTTTGATAACCCTGCAGAATTATATGTAGAGGACACGGGAGATATTTACATCGTAGATGGTGATGGAGGGTTGAATAACAGATTGTTCAAACTGTCCCAAG ATTTCGCAATGCTTTGGCTGCATGGAGGAAATGGGACGGGGCCTGCCCAGTTCAACATACCTCACAGTGTCACAGTCGACTCAGCTGGCCGG gtGTGGGTTGCTGACCgaggaaataaaagaatccaAGTGTTCAATAAAGACACTGGGGAATGGTTAGGAGCCTGGACTGATTGTTTCACAGAAGAGGGACCTTCTTCAGTCCG ATTCACTCCCGACGGGAAGTACTTGGTTTCGGCCCAGCTGAATCTCAGCAGGCTCTTGTTCCTGGCCGCGCCCCCAGTGGGGCTCATCGGCGACTGCTCCGTGCTCAGCGTGCTCCAGCTCGCAGACCAGGTCTCGCCTCATCTCTTGGATGTGGACAGGACGACTGGAGCCATCTACGTGGCAGAAATTGGAGCAAAACAGGTACAGAAGTACGTGCCTTTGAATAGCTATCTTCCTTCACTGGATTCATGA
- the NHLRC3 gene encoding NHL repeat-containing protein 3 isoform X10 — translation MARPWVCALGAGLLLALLALHSRLCGSPILRNFALHVSWRTKNTLYRLDVDWPRYPEYFTGATFCVAVDPLSGLVYVAQRGDRLPKVLVFTQDGYFLRAWNHTVDTPHGMFAASTLHEQSVWITDVGSGSFGHTVKKYSSFGDLVQVLGTPGKKGTGLNPLQFDNPAELYVEDTGDIYIVDGDGGLNNRLFKLSQDFAMLWLHGGNGTGPAQFNIPHSVTVDSAGRVWVADRGNKRIQVFNKDTGEWLGAWTDCFTEEGPSSVRFTPDGKYLVSAQLNLSRLLFLAAPPVGLIGDCSVLSVLQLADQVSPHLLDVDRTTGAIYVAEIGAKQVQKIS, via the exons ATGGCGCGGCCCTGGGTGTGCGCGCTGGGCGCCGGCCTGCTCCTGGCCCTCCTGGCCCTGCACTCGCGGCTCTGCGGCTCTCCG attttaagGAACTTTGCGCTTCATGTTTCCTGGAGAACGAAGAACACTCTTTACCGGCTGGACGTGGACTGGCCTAGGTATCCGGAATACTTTACCGGGGCGACCTTCTGTGTGGCCGTCGACCCCCTCAGCGGACTGGTGTACGTGGCGCAG AGAGGGGATCGCCTCCCAAAGGTGCTAGTGTTCACGCAGGACGGATACTTCCTGCGGGCCTGGAATCACACCGTGGACACTCCGCATGGCATGTTCGCGGCCAGCACCTTACACGAGCAGTCTGTCTGGATCACGGATGTCGGAAGTG GATCCTTTGGTCATACTGTTAAAAAATACAGTTCCTTTGGTGATCTTGTTCAAGTCTTGGGTACCCCCGGCAAAAAAGGCACTGGTTTGAATCCCCTGCAGTTTGATAACCCTGCAGAATTATATGTAGAGGACACGGGAGATATTTACATCGTAGATGGTGATGGAGGGTTGAATAACAGATTGTTCAAACTGTCCCAAG ATTTCGCAATGCTTTGGCTGCATGGAGGAAATGGGACGGGGCCTGCCCAGTTCAACATACCTCACAGTGTCACAGTCGACTCAGCTGGCCGG gtGTGGGTTGCTGACCgaggaaataaaagaatccaAGTGTTCAATAAAGACACTGGGGAATGGTTAGGAGCCTGGACTGATTGTTTCACAGAAGAGGGACCTTCTTCAGTCCG ATTCACTCCCGACGGGAAGTACTTGGTTTCGGCCCAGCTGAATCTCAGCAGGCTCTTGTTCCTGGCCGCGCCCCCAGTGGGGCTCATCGGCGACTGCTCCGTGCTCAGCGTGCTCCAGCTCGCAGACCAGGTCTCGCCTCATCTCTTGGATGTGGACAGGACGACTGGAGCCATCTACGTGGCAGAAATTGGAGCAAAACAGGTACAGAA
- the NHLRC3 gene encoding NHL repeat-containing protein 3 isoform X9 — MARPWVCALGAGLLLALLALHSRLCGSPILRNFALHVSWRTKNTLYRLDVDWPRYPEYFTGATFCVAVDPLSGLVYVAQRGDRLPKVLVFTQDGYFLRAWNHTVDTPHGMFAASTLHEQSVWITDVGSGSFGHTVKKYSSFGDLVQVLGTPGKKGTGLNPLQFDNPAELYVEDTGDIYIVDGDGGLNNRLFKLSQDFAMLWLHGGNGTGPAQFNIPHSVTVDSAGRVWVADRGNKRIQVFNKDTGEWLGAWTDCFTEEGPSSVRFTPDGKYLVSAQLNLSRLLFLAAPPVGLIGDCSVLSVLQLADQVSPHLLDVDRTTGAIYVAEIGAKQVQKSSL, encoded by the exons ATGGCGCGGCCCTGGGTGTGCGCGCTGGGCGCCGGCCTGCTCCTGGCCCTCCTGGCCCTGCACTCGCGGCTCTGCGGCTCTCCG attttaagGAACTTTGCGCTTCATGTTTCCTGGAGAACGAAGAACACTCTTTACCGGCTGGACGTGGACTGGCCTAGGTATCCGGAATACTTTACCGGGGCGACCTTCTGTGTGGCCGTCGACCCCCTCAGCGGACTGGTGTACGTGGCGCAG AGAGGGGATCGCCTCCCAAAGGTGCTAGTGTTCACGCAGGACGGATACTTCCTGCGGGCCTGGAATCACACCGTGGACACTCCGCATGGCATGTTCGCGGCCAGCACCTTACACGAGCAGTCTGTCTGGATCACGGATGTCGGAAGTG GATCCTTTGGTCATACTGTTAAAAAATACAGTTCCTTTGGTGATCTTGTTCAAGTCTTGGGTACCCCCGGCAAAAAAGGCACTGGTTTGAATCCCCTGCAGTTTGATAACCCTGCAGAATTATATGTAGAGGACACGGGAGATATTTACATCGTAGATGGTGATGGAGGGTTGAATAACAGATTGTTCAAACTGTCCCAAG ATTTCGCAATGCTTTGGCTGCATGGAGGAAATGGGACGGGGCCTGCCCAGTTCAACATACCTCACAGTGTCACAGTCGACTCAGCTGGCCGG gtGTGGGTTGCTGACCgaggaaataaaagaatccaAGTGTTCAATAAAGACACTGGGGAATGGTTAGGAGCCTGGACTGATTGTTTCACAGAAGAGGGACCTTCTTCAGTCCG ATTCACTCCCGACGGGAAGTACTTGGTTTCGGCCCAGCTGAATCTCAGCAGGCTCTTGTTCCTGGCCGCGCCCCCAGTGGGGCTCATCGGCGACTGCTCCGTGCTCAGCGTGCTCCAGCTCGCAGACCAGGTCTCGCCTCATCTCTTGGATGTGGACAGGACGACTGGAGCCATCTACGTGGCAGAAATTGGAGCAAAACAGGTACAGAA
- the NHLRC3 gene encoding NHL repeat-containing protein 3 isoform X6, with product MARPWVCALGAGLLLALLALHSRLCGSPILRNFALHVSWRTKNTLYRLDVDWPRYPEYFTGATFCVAVDPLSGLVYVAQRGDRLPKVLVFTQDGYFLRAWNHTVDTPHGMFAASTLHEQSVWITDVGSGSFGHTVKKYSSFGDLVQVLGTPGKKGTGLNPLQFDNPAELYVEDTGDIYIVDGDGGLNNRLFKLSQDFAMLWLHGGNGTGPAQFNIPHSVTVDSAGRVWVADRGNKRIQVFNKDTGEWLGAWTDCFTEEGPSSVRFTPDGKYLVSAQLNLSRLLFLAAPPVGLIGDCSVLSVLQLADQVSPHLLDVDRTTGAIYVAEIGAKQVQKCCCPWHRSFPTDHLVHLPP from the exons ATGGCGCGGCCCTGGGTGTGCGCGCTGGGCGCCGGCCTGCTCCTGGCCCTCCTGGCCCTGCACTCGCGGCTCTGCGGCTCTCCG attttaagGAACTTTGCGCTTCATGTTTCCTGGAGAACGAAGAACACTCTTTACCGGCTGGACGTGGACTGGCCTAGGTATCCGGAATACTTTACCGGGGCGACCTTCTGTGTGGCCGTCGACCCCCTCAGCGGACTGGTGTACGTGGCGCAG AGAGGGGATCGCCTCCCAAAGGTGCTAGTGTTCACGCAGGACGGATACTTCCTGCGGGCCTGGAATCACACCGTGGACACTCCGCATGGCATGTTCGCGGCCAGCACCTTACACGAGCAGTCTGTCTGGATCACGGATGTCGGAAGTG GATCCTTTGGTCATACTGTTAAAAAATACAGTTCCTTTGGTGATCTTGTTCAAGTCTTGGGTACCCCCGGCAAAAAAGGCACTGGTTTGAATCCCCTGCAGTTTGATAACCCTGCAGAATTATATGTAGAGGACACGGGAGATATTTACATCGTAGATGGTGATGGAGGGTTGAATAACAGATTGTTCAAACTGTCCCAAG ATTTCGCAATGCTTTGGCTGCATGGAGGAAATGGGACGGGGCCTGCCCAGTTCAACATACCTCACAGTGTCACAGTCGACTCAGCTGGCCGG gtGTGGGTTGCTGACCgaggaaataaaagaatccaAGTGTTCAATAAAGACACTGGGGAATGGTTAGGAGCCTGGACTGATTGTTTCACAGAAGAGGGACCTTCTTCAGTCCG ATTCACTCCCGACGGGAAGTACTTGGTTTCGGCCCAGCTGAATCTCAGCAGGCTCTTGTTCCTGGCCGCGCCCCCAGTGGGGCTCATCGGCGACTGCTCCGTGCTCAGCGTGCTCCAGCTCGCAGACCAGGTCTCGCCTCATCTCTTGGATGTGGACAGGACGACTGGAGCCATCTACGTGGCAGAAATTGGAGCAAAACAGGTACAGAA
- the NHLRC3 gene encoding NHL repeat-containing protein 3 isoform X3: MARPWVCALGAGLLLALLALHSRLCGSPILRNFALHVSWRTKNTLYRLDVDWPRYPEYFTGATFCVAVDPLSGLVYVAQRGDRLPKVLVFTQDGYFLRAWNHTVDTPHGMFAASTLHEQSVWITDVGSGSFGHTVKKYSSFGDLVQVLGTPGKKGTGLNPLQFDNPAELYVEDTGDIYIVDGDGGLNNRLFKLSQDFAMLWLHGGNGTGPAQFNIPHSVTVDSAGRVWVADRGNKRIQVFNKDTGEWLGAWTDCFTEEGPSSVRFTPDGKYLVSAQLNLSRLLFLAAPPVGLIGDCSVLSVLQLADQVSPHLLDVDRTTGAIYVAEIGAKQVQKKVAVFEIPLLPLSQGVEQWLPSEPAPVSRSN, from the exons ATGGCGCGGCCCTGGGTGTGCGCGCTGGGCGCCGGCCTGCTCCTGGCCCTCCTGGCCCTGCACTCGCGGCTCTGCGGCTCTCCG attttaagGAACTTTGCGCTTCATGTTTCCTGGAGAACGAAGAACACTCTTTACCGGCTGGACGTGGACTGGCCTAGGTATCCGGAATACTTTACCGGGGCGACCTTCTGTGTGGCCGTCGACCCCCTCAGCGGACTGGTGTACGTGGCGCAG AGAGGGGATCGCCTCCCAAAGGTGCTAGTGTTCACGCAGGACGGATACTTCCTGCGGGCCTGGAATCACACCGTGGACACTCCGCATGGCATGTTCGCGGCCAGCACCTTACACGAGCAGTCTGTCTGGATCACGGATGTCGGAAGTG GATCCTTTGGTCATACTGTTAAAAAATACAGTTCCTTTGGTGATCTTGTTCAAGTCTTGGGTACCCCCGGCAAAAAAGGCACTGGTTTGAATCCCCTGCAGTTTGATAACCCTGCAGAATTATATGTAGAGGACACGGGAGATATTTACATCGTAGATGGTGATGGAGGGTTGAATAACAGATTGTTCAAACTGTCCCAAG ATTTCGCAATGCTTTGGCTGCATGGAGGAAATGGGACGGGGCCTGCCCAGTTCAACATACCTCACAGTGTCACAGTCGACTCAGCTGGCCGG gtGTGGGTTGCTGACCgaggaaataaaagaatccaAGTGTTCAATAAAGACACTGGGGAATGGTTAGGAGCCTGGACTGATTGTTTCACAGAAGAGGGACCTTCTTCAGTCCG ATTCACTCCCGACGGGAAGTACTTGGTTTCGGCCCAGCTGAATCTCAGCAGGCTCTTGTTCCTGGCCGCGCCCCCAGTGGGGCTCATCGGCGACTGCTCCGTGCTCAGCGTGCTCCAGCTCGCAGACCAGGTCTCGCCTCATCTCTTGGATGTGGACAGGACGACTGGAGCCATCTACGTGGCAGAAATTGGAGCAAAACAGGTACAGAA
- the NHLRC3 gene encoding NHL repeat-containing protein 3 isoform X5 has translation MARPWVCALGAGLLLALLALHSRLCGSPILRNFALHVSWRTKNTLYRLDVDWPRYPEYFTGATFCVAVDPLSGLVYVAQRGDRLPKVLVFTQDGYFLRAWNHTVDTPHGMFAASTLHEQSVWITDVGSGSFGHTVKKYSSFGDLVQVLGTPGKKGTGLNPLQFDNPAELYVEDTGDIYIVDGDGGLNNRLFKLSQDFAMLWLHGGNGTGPAQFNIPHSVTVDSAGRVWVADRGNKRIQVFNKDTGEWLGAWTDCFTEEGPSSVRFTPDGKYLVSAQLNLSRLLFLAAPPVGLIGDCSVLSVLQLADQVSPHLLDVDRTTGAIYVAEIGAKQAASPREFIETFLGSPSLWSALRNSNLPIPTVM, from the exons ATGGCGCGGCCCTGGGTGTGCGCGCTGGGCGCCGGCCTGCTCCTGGCCCTCCTGGCCCTGCACTCGCGGCTCTGCGGCTCTCCG attttaagGAACTTTGCGCTTCATGTTTCCTGGAGAACGAAGAACACTCTTTACCGGCTGGACGTGGACTGGCCTAGGTATCCGGAATACTTTACCGGGGCGACCTTCTGTGTGGCCGTCGACCCCCTCAGCGGACTGGTGTACGTGGCGCAG AGAGGGGATCGCCTCCCAAAGGTGCTAGTGTTCACGCAGGACGGATACTTCCTGCGGGCCTGGAATCACACCGTGGACACTCCGCATGGCATGTTCGCGGCCAGCACCTTACACGAGCAGTCTGTCTGGATCACGGATGTCGGAAGTG GATCCTTTGGTCATACTGTTAAAAAATACAGTTCCTTTGGTGATCTTGTTCAAGTCTTGGGTACCCCCGGCAAAAAAGGCACTGGTTTGAATCCCCTGCAGTTTGATAACCCTGCAGAATTATATGTAGAGGACACGGGAGATATTTACATCGTAGATGGTGATGGAGGGTTGAATAACAGATTGTTCAAACTGTCCCAAG ATTTCGCAATGCTTTGGCTGCATGGAGGAAATGGGACGGGGCCTGCCCAGTTCAACATACCTCACAGTGTCACAGTCGACTCAGCTGGCCGG gtGTGGGTTGCTGACCgaggaaataaaagaatccaAGTGTTCAATAAAGACACTGGGGAATGGTTAGGAGCCTGGACTGATTGTTTCACAGAAGAGGGACCTTCTTCAGTCCG ATTCACTCCCGACGGGAAGTACTTGGTTTCGGCCCAGCTGAATCTCAGCAGGCTCTTGTTCCTGGCCGCGCCCCCAGTGGGGCTCATCGGCGACTGCTCCGTGCTCAGCGTGCTCCAGCTCGCAGACCAGGTCTCGCCTCATCTCTTGGATGTGGACAGGACGACTGGAGCCATCTACGTGGCAGAAATTGGAGCAAAACAG
- the NHLRC3 gene encoding NHL repeat-containing protein 3 isoform X11 — translation MARPWVCALGAGLLLALLALHSRLCGSPILRNFALHVSWRTKNTLYRLDVDWPRYPEYFTGATFCVAVDPLSGLVYVAQRGDRLPKVLVFTQDGYFLRAWNHTVDTPHGMFAASTLHEQSVWITDVGSGSFGHTVKKYSSFGDLVQVLGTPGKKGTGLNPLQFDNPAELYVEDTGDIYIVDGDGGLNNRLFKLSQDFAMLWLHGGNGTGPAQFNIPHSVTVDSAGRVWVADRGNKRIQVFNKDTGEWLGAWTDCFTEEGPSSVRFTPDGKYLVSAQLNLSRLLFLAAPPVGLIGDCSVLSVLQLADQVSPHLLDVDRTTGAIYVAEIGAKQEGCCL, via the exons ATGGCGCGGCCCTGGGTGTGCGCGCTGGGCGCCGGCCTGCTCCTGGCCCTCCTGGCCCTGCACTCGCGGCTCTGCGGCTCTCCG attttaagGAACTTTGCGCTTCATGTTTCCTGGAGAACGAAGAACACTCTTTACCGGCTGGACGTGGACTGGCCTAGGTATCCGGAATACTTTACCGGGGCGACCTTCTGTGTGGCCGTCGACCCCCTCAGCGGACTGGTGTACGTGGCGCAG AGAGGGGATCGCCTCCCAAAGGTGCTAGTGTTCACGCAGGACGGATACTTCCTGCGGGCCTGGAATCACACCGTGGACACTCCGCATGGCATGTTCGCGGCCAGCACCTTACACGAGCAGTCTGTCTGGATCACGGATGTCGGAAGTG GATCCTTTGGTCATACTGTTAAAAAATACAGTTCCTTTGGTGATCTTGTTCAAGTCTTGGGTACCCCCGGCAAAAAAGGCACTGGTTTGAATCCCCTGCAGTTTGATAACCCTGCAGAATTATATGTAGAGGACACGGGAGATATTTACATCGTAGATGGTGATGGAGGGTTGAATAACAGATTGTTCAAACTGTCCCAAG ATTTCGCAATGCTTTGGCTGCATGGAGGAAATGGGACGGGGCCTGCCCAGTTCAACATACCTCACAGTGTCACAGTCGACTCAGCTGGCCGG gtGTGGGTTGCTGACCgaggaaataaaagaatccaAGTGTTCAATAAAGACACTGGGGAATGGTTAGGAGCCTGGACTGATTGTTTCACAGAAGAGGGACCTTCTTCAGTCCG ATTCACTCCCGACGGGAAGTACTTGGTTTCGGCCCAGCTGAATCTCAGCAGGCTCTTGTTCCTGGCCGCGCCCCCAGTGGGGCTCATCGGCGACTGCTCCGTGCTCAGCGTGCTCCAGCTCGCAGACCAGGTCTCGCCTCATCTCTTGGATGTGGACAGGACGACTGGAGCCATCTACGTGGCAGAAATTGGAGCAAAACAG
- the NHLRC3 gene encoding NHL repeat-containing protein 3 isoform X8, translating into MARPWVCALGAGLLLALLALHSRLCGSPILRNFALHVSWRTKNTLYRLDVDWPRYPEYFTGATFCVAVDPLSGLVYVAQRGDRLPKVLVFTQDGYFLRAWNHTVDTPHGMFAASTLHEQSVWITDVGSGSFGHTVKKYSSFGDLVQVLGTPGKKGTGLNPLQFDNPAELYVEDTGDIYIVDGDGGLNNRLFKLSQDFAMLWLHGGNGTGPAQFNIPHSVTVDSAGRVWVADRGNKRIQVFNKDTGEWLGAWTDCFTEEGPSSVRFTPDGKYLVSAQLNLSRLLFLAAPPVGLIGDCSVLSVLQLADQVSPHLLDVDRTTGAIYVAEIGAKQLWREPGSHSSQT; encoded by the exons ATGGCGCGGCCCTGGGTGTGCGCGCTGGGCGCCGGCCTGCTCCTGGCCCTCCTGGCCCTGCACTCGCGGCTCTGCGGCTCTCCG attttaagGAACTTTGCGCTTCATGTTTCCTGGAGAACGAAGAACACTCTTTACCGGCTGGACGTGGACTGGCCTAGGTATCCGGAATACTTTACCGGGGCGACCTTCTGTGTGGCCGTCGACCCCCTCAGCGGACTGGTGTACGTGGCGCAG AGAGGGGATCGCCTCCCAAAGGTGCTAGTGTTCACGCAGGACGGATACTTCCTGCGGGCCTGGAATCACACCGTGGACACTCCGCATGGCATGTTCGCGGCCAGCACCTTACACGAGCAGTCTGTCTGGATCACGGATGTCGGAAGTG GATCCTTTGGTCATACTGTTAAAAAATACAGTTCCTTTGGTGATCTTGTTCAAGTCTTGGGTACCCCCGGCAAAAAAGGCACTGGTTTGAATCCCCTGCAGTTTGATAACCCTGCAGAATTATATGTAGAGGACACGGGAGATATTTACATCGTAGATGGTGATGGAGGGTTGAATAACAGATTGTTCAAACTGTCCCAAG ATTTCGCAATGCTTTGGCTGCATGGAGGAAATGGGACGGGGCCTGCCCAGTTCAACATACCTCACAGTGTCACAGTCGACTCAGCTGGCCGG gtGTGGGTTGCTGACCgaggaaataaaagaatccaAGTGTTCAATAAAGACACTGGGGAATGGTTAGGAGCCTGGACTGATTGTTTCACAGAAGAGGGACCTTCTTCAGTCCG ATTCACTCCCGACGGGAAGTACTTGGTTTCGGCCCAGCTGAATCTCAGCAGGCTCTTGTTCCTGGCCGCGCCCCCAGTGGGGCTCATCGGCGACTGCTCCGTGCTCAGCGTGCTCCAGCTCGCAGACCAGGTCTCGCCTCATCTCTTGGATGTGGACAGGACGACTGGAGCCATCTACGTGGCAGAAATTGGAGCAAAACAG
- the NHLRC3 gene encoding NHL repeat-containing protein 3 isoform X4, giving the protein MARPWVCALGAGLLLALLALHSRLCGSPILRNFALHVSWRTKNTLYRLDVDWPRYPEYFTGATFCVAVDPLSGLVYVAQRGDRLPKVLVFTQDGYFLRAWNHTVDTPHGMFAASTLHEQSVWITDVGSGSFGHTVKKYSSFGDLVQVLGTPGKKGTGLNPLQFDNPAELYVEDTGDIYIVDGDGGLNNRLFKLSQDFAMLWLHGGNGTGPAQFNIPHSVTVDSAGRVWVADRGNKRIQVFNKDTGEWLGAWTDCFTEEGPSSVRFTPDGKYLVSAQLNLSRLLFLAAPPVGLIGDCSVLSVLQLADQVSPHLLDVDRTTGAIYVAEIGAKQDLVRKENIMCGQAPMFMRNLCIFAVCTITLVAA; this is encoded by the exons ATGGCGCGGCCCTGGGTGTGCGCGCTGGGCGCCGGCCTGCTCCTGGCCCTCCTGGCCCTGCACTCGCGGCTCTGCGGCTCTCCG attttaagGAACTTTGCGCTTCATGTTTCCTGGAGAACGAAGAACACTCTTTACCGGCTGGACGTGGACTGGCCTAGGTATCCGGAATACTTTACCGGGGCGACCTTCTGTGTGGCCGTCGACCCCCTCAGCGGACTGGTGTACGTGGCGCAG AGAGGGGATCGCCTCCCAAAGGTGCTAGTGTTCACGCAGGACGGATACTTCCTGCGGGCCTGGAATCACACCGTGGACACTCCGCATGGCATGTTCGCGGCCAGCACCTTACACGAGCAGTCTGTCTGGATCACGGATGTCGGAAGTG GATCCTTTGGTCATACTGTTAAAAAATACAGTTCCTTTGGTGATCTTGTTCAAGTCTTGGGTACCCCCGGCAAAAAAGGCACTGGTTTGAATCCCCTGCAGTTTGATAACCCTGCAGAATTATATGTAGAGGACACGGGAGATATTTACATCGTAGATGGTGATGGAGGGTTGAATAACAGATTGTTCAAACTGTCCCAAG ATTTCGCAATGCTTTGGCTGCATGGAGGAAATGGGACGGGGCCTGCCCAGTTCAACATACCTCACAGTGTCACAGTCGACTCAGCTGGCCGG gtGTGGGTTGCTGACCgaggaaataaaagaatccaAGTGTTCAATAAAGACACTGGGGAATGGTTAGGAGCCTGGACTGATTGTTTCACAGAAGAGGGACCTTCTTCAGTCCG ATTCACTCCCGACGGGAAGTACTTGGTTTCGGCCCAGCTGAATCTCAGCAGGCTCTTGTTCCTGGCCGCGCCCCCAGTGGGGCTCATCGGCGACTGCTCCGTGCTCAGCGTGCTCCAGCTCGCAGACCAGGTCTCGCCTCATCTCTTGGATGTGGACAGGACGACTGGAGCCATCTACGTGGCAGAAATTGGAGCAAAACAG